ATATCTGAAGCATGTCTACGGTTACAACGGGGTATTACATACCTTAAACCCCTCCTGGAATGGAGTAGTGGTATATCTTCCGACCATTCTCTCTAAGTTGTTGTTGGTACCCTTCTTTCACTGGTTAGGTGGTTTATTCTATCGAGGGGGATTTGGAATAGTTTCGGATGAAGCTCTTGGATGGCTTGGATGGTATGTGATATGTTCCATGGCTACATCTACTTTTTTGAGGAAGGTGATGGGTATAAAATAAGGGGATATGATGGCAAAGAAACCTGTAGTGGGAATACTCTCTGGGGAGAGGATTGTTGTATTTAATAAAGAAGGGATATCCAGACTAAGTGCCAAGAGGTACGGGGAGTTAAACGAGAACTTTTTATCACTATCTCTCATAGAAGGACTCTATTTACTGTCGAAAAACAGTATTAAAGTTAAATATAAAGATAGGTTTCTGTCATTTGAAGAACTCTACAACTACGCCAAAGAGATAGATGAGAGGTTATGTATAAAGTATCTGGTGTATAGAGATCTAAAAAATAGAGGTTATACCGTAAAAACTGGACTTAAGTACGGGGCTGATTTCAGACTCTACAGTAGAGAGAACATAGAAGAGATACATTCTGAGTATCTCGTAAAGGTATTCTCCGAAGATAAGCCCTGTTCCATCTCAGAACTTACAGGGTTTGTAAGGGTCGCCCACTCTGTTAGAAAGAAGTTGATAATCGCCATTGTAGACAACGACGGAGATATCGTTTACTACAATATGGAGTATATAAGGCCTTAAGGTGACAGGATGACTTTGAGGATCTCACCTGAGAAGGAGAAGGAACTTATTATAGACATATTGAAAAGTTACGGTGTAAGTGAAGAAGATGCAGAAATCACCGCAAATATATATGTGGAGGCCGATCTCAAGGGATTCCGATCACATGGTATAGGTAGATTTCCCCAGACAGTTGTGGGTATAGAAGTAGGAAATATCAACGTCAATCCAGATATCAAGATAATAAGGGAGAGTCCTGCAATAGCAACCATTGATGGAGATATGGGGTTAGGTTATGTGGTGGGAGAGAAAGCTATGAAGTTAGCTATAGAGAAGGGGAAAAATATAGGTATAGGTGTAGTGGCAACTGTGAATTCCAACCATTTCGGTATAGCAGGCCACTATTCAGAGATGGCACTTAAAGAGGATCTAATAGGCATAGTGATTACAAATACAGATCCTGCAATGGCTCCTTTTGGAGGTATAGAGAAAATACTTGGAACAAATCCAATAGCAATTGCTATCAAGGGAAAAAAACATATTTACTCCTTAGATATGGCTACATCTTCCATTGCAAGGGGGAAGATATTAGAGGCTGCAAGGACTGGAAAGAGGATTCCTGAAAATTGTGCCATAGATAAAGAGGGCAATCCAACTACAGATCCTAAGAAGGCCTTAGAAGGTTGTATATTACCATTTGGAGGGCCAAAGGGATATGCCCTGGCCCTTGCAATTGAAATGATTGCTGCAATAGGTGGAGCCGAGATGGGCACTAAGGTTAGGGGAACTGCAACTCCTACTGAGAGATGTACTAAAGGAGATCTCTTTATAGCTATAGATCCAGGATTCTTTGGAGATAAGGAAAAGTTTATGGAAAAGGTAGATATGCTCATAGAGGAGATAAAAAACTCCAAACCTGTTAAGAATTCCAAGATACTTATCCCTGGAGAGATAGAGAGAATGAATATGGAGAAATACAGGAGAGAAGGTATTGAGATTGACCAGGTGCTTTACAACAGGTTAAAGGAGATATGTGAAAAGAGGGGATTGGACATAGAAAAATATTTTTAAGTATTTTTAATTCAGATTATAAAAATATATAATAATTTATTAATAATAATTTATTAATATTAAAATCAGATAGACAGACAGATAACAATTAAATATAATAAAATTATTCCAGAAAAATAAATGTAGAAAGGTTTTTATCCTTTTTTATTTTATGTTATTTTAATTATATTTTTAAAATTACACAAATAACCTAAAAAATAAAAAAAATAATAATACGTAGAAAAATGGTGGACTGGGCGGGATTTGAACCCGCGGCCTCCGCACAGCCAATGCGGCGATCTCCCAGACTGATCTACCAGCCCTCAGTGTGGAGCATTTTAAGTTATTTCTTCTATATATATTTTTCGGTTCTATCATATCACTCCAAAGTAGTAGTGAAGTATCAACACTATTAGATATCCTATCACTACAAAAGGTACAAAAGGATATGTTGTAATTAAAGTTAACTCTTCTACAGATATATTCCCCTCTCTATGTAGTTTTTGTAGAAGTTTTATATCCTCCTCTCTTAACCCATCTCCATCTGTAAGGATGATTTTATCGTAGTCTCCTTTTTTCCCCATCTCCATATCCAACATCAGTTTAAACCTTTTCCACATTCCAGCTTCTTCTACCTTAGCCACGCCATCCTTTATGTAGATAACATCTCTTAGTATATCTCCTTCCTTCAACTGAGATATGGGCTTTTTTACAGATACCTCGGCACCAGTTAATGCGTATATCACAAGGGATATGAGAATAAGCTCAAATACATATATCACAAAGAAAATCAGAAGGTTATTATTTATAAAGTAATTCTTATCTACTATGTAGATACCAAGGAGATAGATAGGAGTTAAATAACTTAGTTTATTTATAATCTTTTTGTACCATGGTACTTTTCTGGAGATATATATGGAGATAATTACATAGGCCCAGAGGAGAAGAGAAGCGTAAGGTATCTTATACCTATAGAAGAGATATCTCAGGGAACCATAAAATACACTTAAACCTAATGAAATTGGTACAATACTTTTCCAGTATTTCCTAAAGATATTTATCAGAGGAAAAAGAGCTACAATTCCAGCACTTATACCTATCAACAGAAGTATAGGTATTGGTACATGTAATATAGTATCTCCATAGGAGAATATTGGCGCCAAAGTGGTGAATATCTTTACATCCCCTCCTCCCATACCTACACCTAAGATGAGACAGAGTATCAAAGTGGCGAAGAAAGAGAATATAGCGTCTAATCCAAAGAGATAGTAACCAACTGAAAGGTTTATCAACAACATAAGGATAATGACAATATGAGGTACTTCCTTAGTTTTAATATCCATGTATGAGGCTATCAAAAGGAGGACGAAGTTGATGAGATAAACTATCGTTAAGATATCCATTTTTCCCACCTAAATATAACAACCCCCAAAATTTTTACAAATATTTTTATTTTTAACAATAAAAAATTATAAATAAATGATTAAAATTTAAGTAAGAATAGTATCATACTTTTCAAATACACAAGGATATCCTGGAGATTTATGTAATAACTTCACTTTCCAATAGTTTAAACATATATAAATGATATATAATAGATAGTAACTGTTGTGTTAGAAGAGAGGAATTGTTCTTCCTCCAATGTCTGCGGGTAAGGAGAGATACTATTTTTTACCTTATATTAATTCCTTATATTAATTATTATGGCATTATCATTATTGATTTTATATTTGTCATATTGATTTTTTATAAGATTTTTGATGAATGAGAAAATATATTTTATTTTTATAAGGTACAAAATTAGATATAGTCACAACAAGTTAAAAAAATATCTAAGTGAAACTATGGCTATCTTGGGACTAGTGGGAAAACCGAATGTAGGAAAATCTACACTATTCAATGCAATGACAGAGAAGGCTGTTGATATTGCCAACTATCCCTTTACAACTATCAATCCAAATGTTGGAATATCTTATATTACCACACCCTGTCCATGTAAGGAGTTGAATCTTAAATGTAATCCCCAAAACTCCAAGTGTATAGATGGTATAAGGCACATTCCTGTTGAGGTTGTAGATGTTGCAGGACTTGTTCCAGAGGCACATAAAGGGAAAGGTATGGGAAACAAATTCTTGGACGATCTAAGGCAGGCTGATGCTTTTGTATTGGTGGTGGATGCAAGTGGTAAAACAGATCTAGAGGGGAATCCTACTGAGAATCACGATCCTGTGGAAGATGTAAAATTTCTACTGAAGGAGTTAGATATGTGGATATATGGAATACTCTCTAAGAACTGGGATAAACTAGCTAGGAGAGGGCAGCAACAGAAAAATATCGTTAAGATTATCGCTGAACAACTTAGTGGTCTAAATATCTCAGAGGAGGATGTGAAAAGTGCCATAAACACTCTTAGTTTAGATGAAAATCCTCAGAGATGGCGTGAAGAAGATCTACAGAACTTGGCAGGAACCTTGAGAAAAATCTCTAAACCTATGATCATAGCTGCAAATAAGGCTGATCATCCAGATGCCATGGAAAATATTAAGAGATTAAAAGAGGAATTTAAGGACTACATAGTTATACCTACATCGGCGGAGATAGAACTGGCACTGAGGAGGGCGGAAAAAGCAGGGTTGATAAAATACGACAGGGTTAAAAATGACTTTGAGATAGTGAGTGATTCACTGAATGAAGCTCAGAGGAATGCCTTGGAGTATATCAGAGAGTATCTAAAAAAGTACGGTAGCACTGGAGTGCAGGAGGTTCTCAACAGAGCATACTTCGATCTCTTAGATATGATAGTTGTCTATCCTGTAGAAGATGAGAACAAATACTCAGATAAGAAAGGTAACGTACTACCAGATAGTTTTCTGGTAAAGAAAGGAACTACTGCAAGAGACCTGGCATATATGATACATACCGAAATAGGAGATAAATTTATATACGCCATAGATGCTAGGAAGAAGATGAGGGTTGGAGCAGATTATCAGTTAAAGGATGGGGATATTATAAAGATAGTATCTGCGAAGTAAATGATTAATTTTTTTGGGTAAAAAATAAAAAAGTAAAAAAAGTAAGTATCATTTTAGGGGAATGGATAGATAATAGGGATTCGTATTCTTTTTTATGATTTTATTAATCACTGTTTTAATAAAGATAATTATAATGATAATTTTAATAATAACCAAAACCATTACCTATACTCATATTCATCCAACAATAAAGGAGAAAGATAATCACTGTTTAGAAAATCCTATATCTTGTCGATACTAAAATGCCAAGTTCTTGGTGATACCGTGATAACAGATGTTCTTATAATAGGAGGGGGAGGGGCTGGTGCTAGATGTGCAATAGAGTGTAGTGGTAAGAGGGTTGTTGTGGCAGTTAAGGGGTTATTTGGTAAAAGTGGGTGTACTGTAATGGCTGAAGGGGGTTATAATGCTGTACTGGATCCTGAGGATGATTTTGAGAAACATTTTAGAGATACCTTGAAGGGAGGAGGTTATATAAACAACCCTAAATTGGTCAAGATACTGGTAAAAAATGCCCCAAAGGAACTGAGAAACTTAGAGAAATTTGGAGCATTGTTTGACAGAAAAGAAGACGGTAGCATAGCCCAGAGGCCCTTTGGAGGACAGAGTTTTAACAGGACATGTTACTGTGGAGATAGAACTGGACATGAGATAATGACATCTCTGATGGAGTATATCTGTAAGTTGGACAACGTTACTGTACTGGAGGATGTAATGGCTATAAAACTGATAGTAAAAGATAACAGATGTTATGGAGCTATTTTTTTAGATCTCATAGATGGGAGGATAT
The genomic region above belongs to Methanofervidicoccus abyssi and contains:
- a CDS encoding A24 family peptidase C-terminal domain-containing protein, giving the protein MDILTIVYLINFVLLLIASYMDIKTKEVPHIVIILMLLINLSVGYYLFGLDAIFSFFATLILCLILGVGMGGGDVKIFTTLAPIFSYGDTILHVPIPILLLIGISAGIVALFPLINIFRKYWKSIVPISLGLSVFYGSLRYLFYRYKIPYASLLLWAYVIISIYISRKVPWYKKIINKLSYLTPIYLLGIYIVDKNYFINNNLLIFFVIYVFELILISLVIYALTGAEVSVKKPISQLKEGDILRDVIYIKDGVAKVEEAGMWKRFKLMLDMEMGKKGDYDKIILTDGDGLREEDIKLLQKLHREGNISVEELTLITTYPFVPFVVIGYLIVLILHYYFGVI
- a CDS encoding redox-regulated ATPase YchF, with the protein product MAILGLVGKPNVGKSTLFNAMTEKAVDIANYPFTTINPNVGISYITTPCPCKELNLKCNPQNSKCIDGIRHIPVEVVDVAGLVPEAHKGKGMGNKFLDDLRQADAFVLVVDASGKTDLEGNPTENHDPVEDVKFLLKELDMWIYGILSKNWDKLARRGQQQKNIVKIIAEQLSGLNISEEDVKSAINTLSLDENPQRWREEDLQNLAGTLRKISKPMIIAANKADHPDAMENIKRLKEEFKDYIVIPTSAEIELALRRAEKAGLIKYDRVKNDFEIVSDSLNEAQRNALEYIREYLKKYGSTGVQEVLNRAYFDLLDMIVVYPVEDENKYSDKKGNVLPDSFLVKKGTTARDLAYMIHTEIGDKFIYAIDARKKMRVGADYQLKDGDIIKIVSAK
- the endA gene encoding tRNA-intron lyase, with the protein product MMAKKPVVGILSGERIVVFNKEGISRLSAKRYGELNENFLSLSLIEGLYLLSKNSIKVKYKDRFLSFEELYNYAKEIDERLCIKYLVYRDLKNRGYTVKTGLKYGADFRLYSRENIEEIHSEYLVKVFSEDKPCSISELTGFVRVAHSVRKKLIIAIVDNDGDIVYYNMEYIRP
- the comC gene encoding L-sulfolactate dehydrogenase, which produces MTLRISPEKEKELIIDILKSYGVSEEDAEITANIYVEADLKGFRSHGIGRFPQTVVGIEVGNINVNPDIKIIRESPAIATIDGDMGLGYVVGEKAMKLAIEKGKNIGIGVVATVNSNHFGIAGHYSEMALKEDLIGIVITNTDPAMAPFGGIEKILGTNPIAIAIKGKKHIYSLDMATSSIARGKILEAARTGKRIPENCAIDKEGNPTTDPKKALEGCILPFGGPKGYALALAIEMIAAIGGAEMGTKVRGTATPTERCTKGDLFIAIDPGFFGDKEKFMEKVDMLIEEIKNSKPVKNSKILIPGEIERMNMEKYRREGIEIDQVLYNRLKEICEKRGLDIEKYF